GGTGATCAGATAAAGCAACATAAACAATACAGGATATGTCAATAGAAAGCctcttggtaataaccaggtccagagaaTGGCTATgcttatgggtgggcccagtaacaTGTTGGATAAAGTCCATAGAGCTCAAAAGATTCTTAAATTCTCTTTGTCAACATGAATATAACATCTCCCAACACAATGACATTTAAAAAGTATAGTATGATGCTGAAAAGACCCAAAGTATCCAACtgaaattttttattttattttttattttacctttatttaaccaggtaggcaagttgagaacaagttctcatttacaattgcgacctggccaagataaagcaaagcagttcgacagataaaacgacacagagttacacatggagtaaaaacaaacatacagtcaataatgcagtataaacaagtctatatacaatgtgagcaaatgaggtgagaagggaggtgtCCTTACAGCTGAGAGCATTAGCAAAAATagtgtctgcccccccccccccacactctttTTCCCTTTTCTGGTAGAGTATGAACATCTTTAGCCCTGGGGGGCTTCAATAAGAGTGGCTCGACAGTCTGAAGACAGCCATGTTTCAGTGAGAAACATGCAATGAACTTTGCAGTCAGTAATGAGGTTTTTACTAGTGATTGCTCTAACATTTAAAAGTGACATTCAATGAGTGTGGGCGTCTGCCTAGAGGTAACCAGACCTATTAACGTTACAACCACGTTTTTTTGACAGTCTCCAATCTATCAGAATGGTAGATGACAGAAGGTGGAGTTAAAGGAACATAAATTAGGTCACACAATAACCATAGTGAAATTTCTACAGGAGCTGATATGCTTTCTGAGTTCTATGTTGCTTATTCTGACAGAGAGAACTGGAGCACtgccagaccctgtctgtcagtctgtaaaACAGTTTGCCATGTTGCTGGAAATAATCCTGGAACCCCTGCAGTTAGGGTGAATCCTGTCTCTTTTAAAAAGTCTTGGTTGATCCCACAGCAAATCAAAGTTGTCACAAAAAGAGACATTCCTGTTGTTGCAAAGTTTCTTCAGGTACTCGTTTAGGGCAAAGAGTCGTCTGAAACATCCAGAAGCCCTTCTGTAGCAcgggagggggccagagataaTTATTCTCTTCCCTGTGCCAGCGAGGGctttaaaataaaatgtgtaGTCCTTCCTCAGATCGCCGAAAACGAAGGTTGTTAAAACCTACGTGAGTGACGATGGTGTCAAAATTGGAGTAGTTGGCCATAACCGTGTGCAGGAGAGATGTCATGGACACagccttctggatgacagtggaCCTTAGTCGGTCAACAGACCTTAGGCACGCCAAAATCTCTCACCATCGAGCTGACAATCTAGAGTCACATTTGTTTAATCTGCAAGCTGTAGCACCCACAATTTAACCTTAAAGTAGGTTAATATAGGGCTATAGAGTTCAGTCTAATTTGTGTTTTcttttttgccatggaaaatcaGGTATTGTAGTATCGCGATCCTGGTATTGTGACAACCCTAATATTTTGTTGCCCATCGTATGGTGGTGGGCCAAGAAATGCTTTGGGGCTGTTAACCTGCATTAATACAGTGTGCATTTTCCCTTTGAGCAAGCTCGCTGTGAAATGGGAGGTGATGGTTCCTCCATATGGTGATGGATCATATCTCTGTTGGTCTATGTGCTCACACCTGTATCccttttccacctgtgtttgcAGTCAAAGACGTCATCCCTTTGGGGTCTCCTCGTCCTGAACCATCACCggccctctcctccatccaggaGACCGAGATGAAACCCTCTCAGCCCCCCGGACACCTGTCCAACCCCAACACTTACCCCCTGCCCAAACTCAGGGCGAAGCCCGCTCCTGGCctgcctcctccccctccccacctgCCAGGGGTACACCACCGAGCCTCCCGGGTTGGAGTTGGGGGTGAAGCCAAGGATGGCCCGGCCAACTTTACAAACACCCTAATCAGGAAAACCCAGCATTCCCACAGCCCTGTGACCCCTCACCCCTATAGGGGCAAGAAATTTAACACTTGGGGTGGTATGGGAAGGGACAACCCACTGTcgccctcctcccttcccccatgCAGAGTCAGTGCTCCCAGCAGAAGGAGGGACTATGGAGTGGTGCTGAGGGAAGACATGAACAAGAAACTCAAGGTAGAGTTTCATTTGAATTTGTTCTGTTTTCTCTGATCACATCCctattagggttggggtcaattccagtcaattcaggaagtacactgtaATTCCCATTCCAActctcttcaatgcttttcagTGGGGAAAACactggttgcaacactcactcccgAGTTCCACACTGCCCCTGGCAGAAATGCCaggacaagaactgttcgtcaggagcttcatgaaatgggtttcttaacgctacagcatacaatgacattctagacgattctgtgcttccaactttgtggtaacagtttggggaaggccctttcctgtgtctgcatgacaatgccccgatgcacaaagtgaggtccacacagaaatggttggtcgagatcgttgtggaataacttgactagcctgcacagagccctgacctaaaccccattgaacacctttgagatgaattggaacgccgactgcgagccaggcctaatcgcccaacatcagtgcccgacctcactaatgcttttgtggctgaatggaagcaagtccctccagcaatgttccaacatctagtagaaagacttcccagaagagtggaggctgttatagcagcaaagggggaccaactccatattaatggccatgattttggaatgagatgttcgacgagcaggtctCTACATACCTTTGACCATGTATTGTACTTCATTGATCCCGAAAGTCTGTCCTAAGCAGATACGAACAAATATAATATAATCTAAACTGTCTCACTCTCACCTCTCACAGGCACGTCAATAATGACAATTCAATGATGTTGATATTTGGTTCTCTTCTGTTTTCGGTCTTTCCACAGAGTCGTGGTTCCCTGGACCACAGAGGAACCACTCCCTCTAACAAGCAGTTCACTCCAGGTACAAATTAGACCTAACTTGTATGTAAATAACAAGCCCATCATAGACCTATTTTTGAATCCTGAACCCTTATAAAATGAGTCTATAAACACATCAATAGGTTAACCATCTCCAAATGATAAGTTTCAATGTTGTTCTTTTTGTACAGTAACAATGCTGATGCAGACATGTATAGTAGTTTCTGATGCCCCTTCTGCCATTTGACTAATGATTTGTTGAGAGTAGTATACTATGCAAATTCAGGCAAATTTTGCATGAAGTGCACTTTTATCTAGTTATCTAGTGGGCCTCTCTGTTATGTGTGCTAAAGCGCTTGAAAAAGGGGTTATCACAATTGACTTCACAATTCATGTAATATTTAGTCATTTGTTGAGGGCCCACATACTCGTTCTCTAGTATTTTATTTGTTGAACTTTATATGAAATATTGTATTTACTGTGGAATGTTGATTATGATGTTTCCCACCAGGAGGCACCAGATCCATGTCTCTGAAGAGACTCAGACAGCCAGACttggaggagagaaacagaggaagaggagaggacatggctAATAAGAGACTTCATCCAGAGGACTATAACCCAGACCCTATCAGTACCTGTTGCCCAACCGATGGAACAGCCAGGTGAGGGGGTAAACATTTAATTCAATGCAACTGTATTTGTCCCCTTCAGCAATTACTATTAGGGCTAACTTTGTATGCCGTGTAGTAGCTGGAAATGACTACAGAAAGAAAGATGGACGATGGAGTGAACCTTATATTTTGGCTTATGATCATTTAGATAATTGTGCTAACTAAGCTCATAAGGCCTTCTACAAGGATCAATGAATATAATATCATCAATTGAAAAGCCAGAAATGTTACTGATTGTGATCTCTGTAACGCCTGGTTTGTGATGGCTAAGTGCTCtgttatgaatacatttgatttaatttgacccTTTACTCCTAGTTCTAAAATGTCCACCAGCCCCAACCCATCCTACCTGAAGAAAGTCTTCATGAAGAACAATCTGAGCTCAAGTCCTACTCTAAGGTTGAAGGAGAGTCTCACCCCTAAGAAgacagaggaagggatggagagagacaggagtacTTTCCCGACCTATCCACTCTCCACACCCAAACCTGCGAGGAAGCGCTGCACCGGCCATGGAAAGACGCCATGCTTCAATAATGTGAGGGAGAACGGCAACCCTCAGGCCGGATACAGGGGAATGAATCACCAATCTGGCAACCCAGCCAACCTGCCAGTCACAATCCTTAGTAGAGGAGAATGTAGTAGAGCTAAAGagaccagagagcgagagagtggaggaagagaaCCGACAGTTCGCCCCGACGGGAGAACCCCCAAACCCGACTCAAAATCTCAGAGCTCGGAGTCGAGCTGCCCTAGTTTTCGGTGCCATCACGCATTGGAAAAGAAGCGACACGTCTCTCGCCCACGTAGAACGTCTGCCTTGCCGGATGACCTGAATGACCTTTTCACCCCTGACCCCATAACCTCTAGCCTGTCTAGAGCAGCGATGACCTTTTCTCCCAGtccccagagaggagacaggtcgcCCTCTGTACACAACAAGGTTCCTCTGTCTGTTGTGTTGGCTACTGTCAGTGATGCTAGTATGGGACCGGGGTCCCCCTATGTAACAAGCCCTAGAGAAATCCCCCCCAAATCCCGATCACAGCGAATCCCATGTCCCAAGATCTCTTCCTGTACGGACACTGCAATGGACCCCTGTAAGCTACTCCTGGACCCCAAAATCTTCTCCTCCTTTGTAAGGCTGGAGTTGAGCAGGAATGACTTGACTAAACTAGAGACCGGCTTGTACAGAGCCATCACCAGCACTGTATCTTCCTCAGGGAAGCCCTCGTCCCCTAAGGATGTCGCCTCAGGACCGAAAACCAGATCTTCTGGTATTGCTTCAGCAGAGTTGGTGTCAACTATGAATGAGAATGCCTACCTCAAGACTGAGTCCTCCGTTCTGAAAACGATCCCCCTCTCAGCCTCTGCAAAGTCCTCATCCTCATGGAAGGACAAGTCATTTAGCATGGAGACGGCAGACCTCAAAACCAGTCCCTTCTCAACCCTGGACCAACATGGACAAGGAAAGGAGGgtgaagagaggaaggaaggagaccAGAAGGTCCTTAAGAGTTTATCGTTCCTTGAGGAAGGAGAACAAAGAAGCAACAAGAACAATTCCCGTAAGAGTCTGGAGGGGGACCCTGTGGATGTGGAGTTGAGCCTAGGCCTCGACCTGAGCCTGGGGCTAGAGTTGGCGCTATCCCAGACCAGCAGCAGCAGTGACGAGGACCAGCTGCCGTCCCTGCAGCAGATCCTGGACCGTACCGCCTGGCCCCCAGACACCCCAGAAAAAGGAACCATCCCTGCACCCAGCATCCCCGTTGGGCTCCGACACCACAGCCAACCAGTAAGATGCAACTTTCTTAGGGTCGTGGTCAACAATGTTTTATTCACTTATTGTAATTTTCCAGTTTTGATGTAGGCCTAAATGGGGTCCAGTATAGCCACTATaaccagtctgtaaggagctacTTTCTATAATGGCATTTATATGGTTTAGTTGTAACTTATTGTAGAAGGTTAGAAAGGTTCAAAGGACTAATTTGAAATGCCGTAAAACAGTGTACAAGTCGTCTCTAACAATGCTACAGTGTTTTACCTCAGTCTAAAAGGGTTGATAACGTTGACGTGATGTTTTCTCTGGCAGCCATCTTCATCTAAAGCCACCAGTTACAGGAACAACCTGGATGAGATGCTGAAGGAAAAGGAGGGCATTCAAAGGTATTGTTTATCATAAGGGACATTATAGTGCTATTTTCTCCATGTGGGTCTGGGAGATAGAGAAATCACTGCATTGCTTTAAAATGACAACGTACCATTTTTtaaaaatttaataaaaaaaatgtttaaccaggaagggctcattgagatttgaaatctctttttcaagagagtcctggccaagataggcagcgccaagtcattacaaaaattacagacagacaacatgaaaaactacaagtaatctaataCAAACCATataattcacaagagtataacaacatcataaaacagcaaattcaaaaaaacattgacaggtcaaggaatcagtctcaagatcattcatcagtgatttaaaaacattgacaggtcagggaatcagtctcaaagtccttcatcagtgatttaaaaacattgacaggtcagggaatcagtctcaaagtccttcatcagtgatttaaaaacattgacaggtcagggaatcagtctcaaagtccttcatcagtgatttaaaaacattgacaggtcagggaatcagtctcaaagtccttcatcagtgatttaaaaacattgacaggtcagggaatcagtctcaaagtccttcatcagtgatttaaaaacattgacaggtcagggaatcagtctcaaagtccttcatcagtgatttaaaaacattgacaggtcagggaatcagtctcaaagtccttcatcagtgatttaaaaacattgacaggtcagggaatcagtctcaaagtccttcatcagtgatttaaaaacattgacaggtcagggaatcagtctcaaagtccttcatcagtgatttaaaaacattgacaggtcagggaatcagtctcaaagtccttcatcagtgatttaaaaacattgacaggtcagggaatcagtctcaaagtccttcatcagtgatttaaaaacattgacaggtcagggaatcagtctcaaagtccttcatcagtgatttaaaaacattgacaggtcagggaatcagtctcaaagtccttcatcagtgatttaaaaacattgacaggtcagggaatcagtctcaaagtccttcatcagtgatttaaaaacattgacaggtcagggaatcagtctcaaagtccttcatcagtgatttaaaaacattgacaggtcagggaatcagtctcaaagtccttcatcagtgatttaaaaacattgacaggtcagggaatcagtctcaaagtccttcatcagtgatttaaaaacattgacaggtcagggaatcagtctcaagatcattcatcagtgatttaaaaacattgacaggtcagggaatcagtctcaaagtccttcatcagtgatttaaatacattgacaggtcagggaatcagtctcaaagtccttcatcagtgatttaaaaacattgacaggtcagggaatcagtctcaaagtccttcatcagtgatttaaatacattgacaggtcagggaatcagtctcaaagtccttcatcagtgatttaaaaacattgacaggtcagggaatcagtctcaaagtccttcatcagtgatttaaaaacaccaatcaggACAAGTATTTTTGTAATGCGTTCCAAGACGATGATGCAGAGTACAttaaagcccttttaccaaattcagtttggacatttggaacagttagcaggataaagtccagcgaacgaagagacaACCCACCACATttatgaacaataaaaatgcccaaataaaatggtagtaaacccaaaatgtctttgtaaataaaagtataccagtgactgagcctacgagtgactagagaaggccagccaaccctggtatacaaagtgcagtggtgcgtaagggttttgcagtttaaaataaatctcaatgctccatggtaaagggtgtcaattgatctcaaacactgagtggaagcattcatatataaaatatccccatagtctagtaaaggcataaatgtagctgatacgagcctccttctggcttcaaaagaaaaacaggccttattcctaaaataaaatcccaacttcagcttcaatttttttgtaagttgttgaatatgcaatttaagagGCCATCATCAATTACAATTACAAGATATTTATGAGGTTACAGTCTCAATCtcattgccctgacaggtagtaataggtgaaatgTTCAGAGATCTATTTCTTGCTTCAAAAcacaaacacgatggtgttcgccgttttgctctatgacccccacaagtgtcgtctgaaggtaacctgtacCATTTTAAAAAAGGAATGGAAGGATGAAGGTAGATTTGTGCCTACCccaaaaggggttaaatatgtgtaaagaatatatacagtggggagaacaagtatttgaaacactgccgattttgcaggttttcctacttagaaAGCATGTAatttctgtcatttttatcataggtacacttcaactgtgagagacagaatctcaaacaaaaatccagaaaatcgcattgtatgatttttatgtaattaattagcattttattgcatgacataagtatttgatacatcagaaaagcagaacttaatatttggtacagaaacctttgtttgctaTTACAGaaatcatacgtttcctgtagttcttgaccaggtttgcacacactgcaacagtgattttggcccactcctgcATACAgacagatccttcaggtttccaAAGCCTTCAGatttcggggctgtcactgggcaatacgtACTTTCAGCTCccttcaaagattttctattgggttcaggtctggagactggctaggccactccatgaccttgagatgcttcttacaaagccgctccttagttgccctggctgtgtgtttcgggtcgttgtcatgctggaagacccagccacgacccatcttcaatgctcttactgagggaaggaggttgttggccaagatctcgcgatacatggcctcatccatcctcccctcaatacggtgcagtcgtcctgtcccctttacagaaaagcatccccaaagaatgatgtttccacctccatgcttcacggttgggatggtgttcttggttgtactcatccttcttcctccaaacacagcgagtggagtttagaccaaaaagctctatttttgtctcatcagaccacatgaccttctcccattcctcctctggatcatccagatgttcattggcaaacttcagacgggcctggacatgcgctggcttgagcagggggaccttgcgtgcactgcaggattttaatccatgacggcgtagtgtgttactaatggttttctttgagactgtggtcccagctctcttcaggtcattgaccaggtcatgccgtgtagttctgggctgatccctcaccttcctcatgatcattgatgccccacgaggtgagatcttgcatggagccccagaccgagggtgattgaccatcatcttgatcttaataataataattgcgccaacagttgttgccttctcaccaagctgcttgcccattgtcctgtagcccatcccagccttgtgcaggtgtacaattttatccctgatgtccttacacagctcactggtcttggccattgtggagaggttggagtctgtttgattgagtgtgtggacaggtgtcttttatacaggtaacgagttcaaacaggtgcagttaatacaggtaatgagtggagaacaggagggcttcttaaagaaaaactaacaggtctgtgagagcaggaattcttactggttggtaggtgatcaaatatacttatatcatgcaataaaatgcaaatgaattactttaaaatcatacaatgtgattttctggatttttgttttagattccgtctctcacagttgaagtgtacctaatgataaaaattacagacctctacatgctttgtaagtaggaaaacctgccaaatcggccgtgtatcaaatacttgttctccccactgtatatttcctgagctttcttatgtCTCTAGATATAGAGCAAACACTTGAAAACCTTGTTTCTCATTATTTACATTTTGACTGTCTTTTTccccatttatgaatgtgtttttcGATGCGTTTCTCTGGGctgtagtagtaaaggccaaattcaatattttatcaaatatatatattttgttagtTACCtaaaaattctaaatcaaatagctaaatgatccatagtatgaccaccttaaaacaattccatatgtcagctgaGAACCCCCCAATGGCTTAGACTTTAAGAATTAAACGAGTTCTATGTCATAACAATGTGTGCTATGTCGTGGTTATTCTCCCCAGGTCTAAGGAGATGGAAGCCAAGCTGCATCTCTCCTGTAAAGAGAAACTGCTGAGATtggctgaggaagaggaggaggagaacattgAGGAGGCTATCTCGCAGCAGCAAAAGTAactgcacgcacacatgcacccacacacatacacttaaaacatacagtaccagtcaaaagtttgggggttttctttattttgactattttctacattgtaaaataatagtgaagacatcaatactattatataacacatatggaatcatgtagtaaccaaaaagtgtttaaaaaatctaaatatttttgaaattcttcaaagtagccaccatttgcattgatgcacactctttgcacacttttggcattctctcaaccagcttcacgtggAATGCCAACAGTTTTGAATGAGTTTCCACATATGATGAGCATTTGTcagctgctttttcttcactctgcagtctaactcatcccaaaccatctaaattgggttgaggttgggtgattgtggaggccaggtcatctgatgcagcacttcatcactctccttcttggtcaaatatcccgtacacagcctggaggtgtgttttgggtcattgtcctgttgaaaaacaaatgatagtcgcactaagcacaaaccagatgggatggcatatcgctgcagaatgctgtggtagccatgctggttaagtgtgccttgaattagctggtgacagtgtcaccagcaaagccccatcccacctcttcctccatgcttcacggtcggaaccacacatgtgcagatcatccgttcacctactctgcgtctcacaaagacatggcggttggaaacaaaaatcagaccacaggacagatttccaccagtctaatgtccattgctcgtgtttcttggcccaagcaagtatgttcttcttattggtgtcctttagtagtgtttccTTTGCAGAAAtcgaccatgaagtcctgattcacacagtctcctctgaacagttgatgttgaggtgtgtctgttacttgaactctgtgaaacatttatttgggctggtaactctaatgaactttgagtcttcctttcctactactttaaagaatctcaaatataaaatatattttgatttgtttaacactgttggttactacatgattccatgtgtgttatttcatagtgttgatgtcttcactattattctacaatgtagaaaatagtccaaataaagtcAACCTAgtacttttgactggtgctgtacatCCATATAAACACCAAAGAGGAGCGTACAGAAAACAGagtgcaggtagcctagaggttaacagaggtcgctggtttgaatccctgagccgggCAATGTGGGAAAATCTGCTGTTCTGTccgtgagcaaggcacttaacaacAACCGCTCTACGAGCGCCGATGACGTCGATTTAAGGCAGATAAATGCAGCGGACATCTTCTGTTGAACTGTCTAGGTACCCCATTTCCAGTTAGTCCTAGGAGCAGaggtaactacacacacacacagactaataACCACAATCCCACACTTCCATGTGTGTATCTCTTGTCAACCCCAGGGATTTCCTGCAGCGTTTCTCGGTGTTGTCTAGTGCCATCCAGGACCTGCACCCCGGCGAAGCGGTGTTCAACCTGGACAACTTTGGGCGTCTCTTCAGCCAACACACACTGCAGCTGAGACGCTGTAACGTCACCCCGTGTGACACCACACAGAAAACAATCCTATGGTGAGGTGTGTGAGTGACTGAGAGGAAAtgttcagtcctctcctctcttgcccCAATACCCCATCTCTGGtgtttttcctccctctctctcccctctctctggtgtgtgtttttcccctctctttctctg
The sequence above is a segment of the Oncorhynchus kisutch isolate 150728-3 linkage group LG25, Okis_V2, whole genome shotgun sequence genome. Coding sequences within it:
- the LOC109880195 gene encoding serine/arginine repetitive matrix protein 2 isoform X1, which translates into the protein MSSLRQYFTNVVKDVIPLGSPRPEPSPALSSIQETEMKPSQPPGHLSNPNTYPLPKLRAKPAPGLPPPPPHLPGVHHRASRVGVGGEAKDGPANFTNTLIRKTQHSHSPVTPHPYRGKKFNTWGGMGRDNPLSPSSLPPCRVSAPSRRRDYGVVLREDMNKKLKSRGSLDHRGTTPSNKQFTPGGTRSMSLKRLRQPDLEERNRGRGEDMANKRLHPEDYNPDPISTCCPTDGTASSKMSTSPNPSYLKKVFMKNNLSSSPTLRLKESLTPKKTEEGMERDRSTFPTYPLSTPKPARKRCTGHGKTPCFNNVRENGNPQAGYRGMNHQSGNPANLPVTILSRGECSRAKETRERESGGREPTVRPDGRTPKPDSKSQSSESSCPSFRCHHALEKKRHVSRPRRTSALPDDLNDLFTPDPITSSLSRAAMTFSPSPQRGDRSPSVHNKVPLSVVLATVSDASMGPGSPYVTSPREIPPKSRSQRIPCPKISSCTDTAMDPCKLLLDPKIFSSFVRLELSRNDLTKLETGLYRAITSTVSSSGKPSSPKDVASGPKTRSSGIASAELVSTMNENAYLKTESSVLKTIPLSASAKSSSSWKDKSFSMETADLKTSPFSTLDQHGQGKEGEERKEGDQKVLKSLSFLEEGEQRSNKNNSRKSLEGDPVDVELSLGLDLSLGLELALSQTSSSSDEDQLPSLQQILDRTAWPPDTPEKGTIPAPSIPVGLRHHSQPPSSSKATSYRNNLDEMLKEKEGIQRSKEMEAKLHLSCKEKLLRLAEEEEEENIEEAISQQQKDFLQRFSVLSSAIQDLHPGEAVFNLDNFGRLFSQHTLQLRRCNVTPCDTTQKTILCSSPDQFRTQVSSQLFQRAYCSSPCPPQVTRWLFQMMSVHSDRLTCHQVLKALGDISCSAAEHMVLNKSERFEVWVPSVGDMTLVFMNMGVPFVTLFPLENLQPPFTEGDLIEGLQISTESLSSKKEIRTFPEHNFDNVVKYMCHCTSLCPRVYSDGELLLLLTVVSRVGLDTQLALQPTEHLRSLLHNLVNSIRDLDIMLPRICMSLIALTEDHHNLRWLVELLPDSMRGKQLRRHLSVSAISKLLNNRCTYIPSNTEFQLSDLRPYLSQMRPSSLLRGLATSCYRRSHHPHREREEEEDCASLDQQAYYLCYSLLALANEATNFEVFPSEQKNQLLLLSAELEKHIKSDIRESEKMLYRSRVKDLVARIYTKWHVLVQRTRPLQDKLYDFWQPPPEDAVSSSQESQHSDGEEEREGDRVMEVEGEEDEGDEVRIAVKTLAMEDESDEKEKTPEKHLVMEEAEEERDIQGEEEDTFLKMEEMVELTREDSDEEPDMEDMVAERTEVELRVTEKREAAVEERREEQTEGRD
- the LOC109880195 gene encoding serine/arginine repetitive matrix protein 2 isoform X2, with protein sequence MGALLVKDVIPLGSPRPEPSPALSSIQETEMKPSQPPGHLSNPNTYPLPKLRAKPAPGLPPPPPHLPGVHHRASRVGVGGEAKDGPANFTNTLIRKTQHSHSPVTPHPYRGKKFNTWGGMGRDNPLSPSSLPPCRVSAPSRRRDYGVVLREDMNKKLKSRGSLDHRGTTPSNKQFTPGGTRSMSLKRLRQPDLEERNRGRGEDMANKRLHPEDYNPDPISTCCPTDGTASSKMSTSPNPSYLKKVFMKNNLSSSPTLRLKESLTPKKTEEGMERDRSTFPTYPLSTPKPARKRCTGHGKTPCFNNVRENGNPQAGYRGMNHQSGNPANLPVTILSRGECSRAKETRERESGGREPTVRPDGRTPKPDSKSQSSESSCPSFRCHHALEKKRHVSRPRRTSALPDDLNDLFTPDPITSSLSRAAMTFSPSPQRGDRSPSVHNKVPLSVVLATVSDASMGPGSPYVTSPREIPPKSRSQRIPCPKISSCTDTAMDPCKLLLDPKIFSSFVRLELSRNDLTKLETGLYRAITSTVSSSGKPSSPKDVASGPKTRSSGIASAELVSTMNENAYLKTESSVLKTIPLSASAKSSSSWKDKSFSMETADLKTSPFSTLDQHGQGKEGEERKEGDQKVLKSLSFLEEGEQRSNKNNSRKSLEGDPVDVELSLGLDLSLGLELALSQTSSSSDEDQLPSLQQILDRTAWPPDTPEKGTIPAPSIPVGLRHHSQPPSSSKATSYRNNLDEMLKEKEGIQRSKEMEAKLHLSCKEKLLRLAEEEEEENIEEAISQQQKDFLQRFSVLSSAIQDLHPGEAVFNLDNFGRLFSQHTLQLRRCNVTPCDTTQKTILCSSPDQFRTQVSSQLFQRAYCSSPCPPQVTRWLFQMMSVHSDRLTCHQVLKALGDISCSAAEHMVLNKSERFEVWVPSVGDMTLVFMNMGVPFVTLFPLENLQPPFTEGDLIEGLQISTESLSSKKEIRTFPEHNFDNVVKYMCHCTSLCPRVYSDGELLLLLTVVSRVGLDTQLALQPTEHLRSLLHNLVNSIRDLDIMLPRICMSLIALTEDHHNLRWLVELLPDSMRGKQLRRHLSVSAISKLLNNRCTYIPSNTEFQLSDLRPYLSQMRPSSLLRGLATSCYRRSHHPHREREEEEDCASLDQQAYYLCYSLLALANEATNFEVFPSEQKNQLLLLSAELEKHIKSDIRESEKMLYRSRVKDLVARIYTKWHVLVQRTRPLQDKLYDFWQPPPEDAVSSSQESQHSDGEEEREGDRVMEVEGEEDEGDEVRIAVKTLAMEDESDEKEKTPEKHLVMEEAEEERDIQGEEEDTFLKMEEMVELTREDSDEEPDMEDMVAERTEVELRVTEKREAAVEERREEQTEGRD